The Mesotoga sp. UBA6090 genome has a segment encoding these proteins:
- a CDS encoding formylglycine-generating enzyme family protein, whose product MNKSVWLILCVILLATLGLANTEPVMPAIETVLDTERPKDVDILLLRNGDKLTGTVVNENFSIRTFYAHIVIESKYIAGINLEGGANNIESIITVNNNRFSGFIDDAFISFKLTNGPQLEIRREKILKMVFRQRPQETGGMKWRQFMQLKNGDYFHGQILTKDITISTTYAKIPLDFATTESITLIGDANPLTTVKMTNGDTVQGILETEDIEIELDVGSVIEVYQDRIDRIFFKEGYVPDNIPSIVMSSAAAKGNFILVEKGSFTMGDTWGGGDSDEKPTHKVTFTYNFYIGKYEVTFDQYDAFCEATGKSKPSDSGWGRENRSVINVTWWDAIDYCNWLSDKEKLPKAYDSNGNLLDKDGRITTDLSKVVGYRLPTEAEWEYAARGGNKSKGYKYSGSNSVDDVAWYDPNSGGMTQEVGWKASNELGIYDMSGNYSSSAQTDPYDNSDSFPMVRGGSWQSDAKFTRVAFRFYLYPPGYSSSGLGFRIARMVP is encoded by the coding sequence ATGAACAAATCGGTATGGCTTATACTCTGCGTTATATTGCTGGCAACGCTGGGACTGGCAAACACAGAACCGGTTATGCCCGCGATAGAGACTGTTCTGGACACAGAAAGACCGAAAGACGTGGACATACTGTTGCTGAGAAACGGAGACAAACTGACGGGCACTGTCGTTAACGAGAACTTCTCTATAAGAACCTTCTATGCCCATATAGTCATAGAGAGCAAATACATAGCCGGGATAAACCTCGAAGGCGGGGCGAACAACATAGAATCCATAATCACTGTGAACAACAACCGCTTCTCAGGGTTCATAGACGACGCTTTCATAAGCTTCAAGCTGACAAACGGGCCTCAGCTGGAGATAAGGCGAGAGAAGATACTGAAGATGGTCTTCAGGCAGAGGCCTCAGGAGACGGGGGGAATGAAGTGGAGGCAGTTTATGCAGCTTAAGAATGGAGACTACTTCCACGGGCAGATACTGACGAAGGACATAACGATCTCCACAACTTACGCAAAGATACCGCTCGATTTTGCTACAACCGAATCAATAACTCTCATAGGGGACGCCAATCCGCTCACCACGGTAAAGATGACGAACGGGGACACAGTGCAGGGGATACTCGAAACGGAAGACATAGAAATCGAGCTTGACGTTGGATCGGTGATAGAGGTTTATCAGGATAGGATAGACAGGATATTCTTCAAGGAGGGCTACGTACCAGATAACATACCCTCGATAGTAATGAGCAGTGCGGCGGCGAAGGGAAATTTCATACTTGTTGAGAAGGGCAGTTTCACTATGGGAGACACGTGGGGTGGAGGAGACAGTGATGAAAAACCGACCCACAAGGTGACGTTCACCTACAACTTTTACATAGGCAAGTATGAGGTAACGTTTGATCAATACGATGCTTTCTGTGAGGCCACCGGCAAGAGTAAACCCAGCGATAGCGGGTGGGGAAGAGAAAATAGGTCAGTTATAAATGTGACCTGGTGGGACGCCATTGACTACTGCAACTGGCTGAGTGACAAGGAAAAACTCCCCAAAGCCTATGACAGCAACGGGAATCTGCTGGATAAAGACGGAAGGATAACAACCGACCTATCTAAGGTGGTCGGATACAGACTGCCGACGGAAGCAGAGTGGGAATACGCAGCGAGAGGAGGAAACAAGAGTAAGGGGTATAAGTATTCTGGGAGTAACAGTGTGGATGATGTGGCCTGGTATGATCCTAATTCTGGAGGAATGACACAAGAAGTTGGTTGGAAGGCTTCTAACGAGCTGGGAATCTACGATATGTCTGGAAATTACTCCAGTTCTGCACAGACGGATCCGTATGATAACAGTGATTCCTTCCCAATGGTACGTGGCGGCAGCTGGCAAAGCGATGCGAAGTTCACGCGGGTAGCGTTTCGCTTCTACTTATACCCGCCGGGTTACTCGTCCAGCGGCCTCGGTTTCCGTATTGCAAGGATGGTGCCCTGA
- the mnmA gene encoding tRNA 2-thiouridine(34) synthase MnmA, translating to MTLYPLETLEPKTTVKIVMVMEMKIGIALSGGVDSAVAAARLIRQGNDVIGYHMIVLEGNPFANAAVDDAKAVADHLRIELKIVDLCEEFRKILYYFATSYMNGETPNPCVVCNDSIKFGLLLERMFSFGAEKIATGHYARLVSLDEKIFLARALDRAKDQSYFLSRIGKHKLQNILFPLSEMTKDEVRQEALAIDLPVHSKKDSQEICFIHDGDYRSFLKSRGVEGKPGPITDESGNLLGRHTGLSGYTIGQRKGLGVSGGERYYVKRLDLERNRLVLALRESLTSDSLTAKDPNWYIDPGDGFECLCMIRSSMRAVPASVSVLAGNRLRVHFPEKVWAVTAGQLAVFYMEDRVVGSAFIEGNSVLESGDDT from the coding sequence ATGACATTATACCCTTTAGAAACGCTTGAGCCAAAAACAACTGTTAAGATAGTGATGGTGATGGAGATGAAAATAGGTATTGCGTTGAGCGGTGGTGTCGACAGCGCAGTCGCGGCCGCTCGATTGATTAGACAGGGAAACGACGTAATTGGTTATCACATGATAGTTCTTGAGGGCAACCCGTTCGCGAATGCGGCTGTCGATGATGCAAAAGCTGTTGCCGACCATCTGCGCATAGAGCTGAAGATTGTAGATTTGTGCGAGGAGTTTAGAAAGATACTCTATTACTTCGCCACTTCCTACATGAATGGGGAGACGCCAAATCCATGCGTCGTATGTAACGATTCGATAAAATTTGGACTGCTGCTCGAGCGGATGTTCTCTTTCGGCGCTGAGAAGATAGCAACAGGCCATTACGCAAGACTTGTCTCCCTGGATGAAAAGATTTTTTTGGCAAGGGCACTTGACAGAGCGAAGGATCAGTCGTACTTCCTTTCGAGAATCGGTAAGCACAAACTACAAAACATTCTCTTTCCTCTGAGTGAAATGACGAAAGATGAAGTCCGGCAAGAGGCTTTGGCGATTGATCTTCCCGTGCATTCGAAGAAGGACTCTCAGGAGATCTGTTTCATTCACGACGGAGACTACAGAAGCTTTTTGAAGTCGCGGGGAGTTGAGGGTAAGCCGGGACCTATAACGGATGAAAGCGGAAATCTATTGGGAAGACATACCGGACTGTCGGGATACACCATCGGTCAGCGAAAGGGCCTCGGAGTTTCCGGCGGGGAACGTTATTACGTCAAGAGACTCGATCTCGAAAGGAACAGGCTTGTTCTGGCGCTGAGAGAGAGTCTGACATCGGATTCGCTGACAGCGAAGGATCCAAACTGGTACATTGATCCAGGTGACGGATTTGAATGCCTTTGTATGATAAGAAGCTCGATGAGAGCTGTTCCTGCCAGCGTCAGCGTTCTGGCCGGCAACAGGCTTAGAGTGCACTTCCCGGAAAAAGTGTGGGCAGTAACCGCCGGCCAGCTGGCCGTGTTCTATATGGAGGATCGCGTGGTTGGCAGTGCCTTCATAGAAGGGAATTCCGTTCTTGAAAGTGGAGACGACACGTGA
- a CDS encoding basic amino acid ABC transporter substrate-binding protein, translating to MKKTLLVLLALLIFVGSAFGVKYVVGTSADFPPFEYVENGEFVGFDIDLIKAIAEEMGFEIEIRDMSFDSLIAALVSGNLDLVVSGMTITSEREEVVSFSKPYWTADQSVVVREDSEMTVTVLFGKHNVGVQTGTTGDLWVEENLVETKILTGNFKRYDTYVLAMTDLINKNIDAIVLDAPVAESFAKVRPVKIVGVIKTYEDYGIAVNKANKDLLNLINEGISRLEESGKLNELNLKYF from the coding sequence ATGAAGAAAACTTTGCTAGTGTTGCTCGCGCTGCTGATTTTCGTTGGCTCTGCATTTGGAGTTAAGTATGTGGTCGGCACAAGCGCAGATTTTCCACCATTTGAATATGTAGAGAACGGAGAGTTCGTGGGGTTCGACATTGATCTCATCAAAGCAATCGCCGAGGAGATGGGATTTGAGATCGAAATAAGAGATATGAGCTTCGATTCACTTATTGCGGCTCTGGTATCTGGTAATCTCGATCTCGTCGTCTCGGGAATGACGATTACTTCTGAAAGAGAAGAAGTGGTTTCTTTCTCGAAACCTTATTGGACAGCCGATCAGAGCGTAGTTGTGAGGGAAGACAGCGAAATGACCGTAACTGTTCTCTTCGGAAAGCATAACGTCGGTGTCCAGACGGGCACAACCGGAGATCTCTGGGTCGAGGAAAATCTTGTCGAGACAAAGATCCTTACGGGTAATTTCAAGAGATACGACACATACGTTCTTGCAATGACCGACCTGATCAACAAGAACATCGATGCGATTGTTCTCGACGCACCGGTAGCAGAGAGCTTTGCAAAGGTCAGACCGGTAAAGATCGTTGGAGTCATCAAGACTTACGAAGACTATGGTATTGCAGTAAACAAGGCGAATAAGGATCTACTCAATCTCATAAACGAAGGCATTTCGAGACTTGAAGAGTCCGGAAAGCTCAATGAACTGAACCTCAAGTACTTCTGA
- a CDS encoding amino acid ABC transporter permease — protein MPALLKGMWVTLQITFLTLGLGLVLALPISFGQVYGNKWIKAFIAGYEKILRSIPELVILFLIFYGFPKIGVRFSPFVAVVLGLGFRSSAYQSQIFRGAINSVSSAQMRAARSLGMTNLKGFINVVLPQAVRIALPPWTNEFTIVLKDSSLAYALGVTELLRQGGYIIATKYEPMLIYLTVAAMYFIVTIIINKGLGSVEKRLAIPGFDVRETVR, from the coding sequence TTGCCTGCTCTTCTGAAAGGAATGTGGGTAACACTTCAAATCACTTTTTTGACTCTGGGGTTGGGCCTTGTTCTGGCCCTCCCCATTTCTTTTGGCCAGGTCTACGGAAACAAGTGGATCAAGGCCTTCATTGCAGGCTATGAAAAGATCCTCAGAAGTATTCCGGAACTGGTAATTCTCTTTCTAATATTCTATGGGTTTCCTAAAATCGGAGTCAGATTCTCTCCATTTGTCGCGGTAGTACTGGGACTGGGCTTCAGATCCTCCGCCTATCAATCGCAGATCTTCAGGGGAGCCATAAACTCCGTCAGCTCGGCTCAAATGAGAGCTGCCAGATCACTGGGAATGACCAATCTGAAGGGGTTTATAAATGTAGTTCTTCCCCAGGCGGTAAGGATCGCCCTGCCGCCATGGACAAACGAGTTCACGATAGTCCTTAAAGACTCGTCACTGGCTTATGCGCTTGGAGTTACAGAGCTTCTTCGACAGGGTGGCTACATTATCGCCACCAAATATGAACCGATGCTTATCTATCTCACGGTAGCTGCCATGTACTTCATAGTGACAATTATTATAAACAAGGGTCTTGGAAGCGTTGAGAAGCGGCTTGCTATACCTGGATTCGACGTAAGGGAGACGGTAAGATGA
- a CDS encoding amino acid ABC transporter ATP-binding protein, with amino-acid sequence MSENRVVLRVENLKKSFGDKEVLKGVSFDMNEGETKVIIGPSGTGKSTLLSCINMLVTPDEGKIWLEKEEVTSAKNINRIRQEIGFVFQDFGLFNHLTALRNVMVGLTKVKKVEKEKARELAMKELKRVGLEREAKMYPAQLSGGQKQRVGIARALAMQPKIILFDEPTSALDPELIGEVLSVMKNLAESGMTMLVVTHEMGFARTVSDEIIFMEHGHIVEQSSPEEMFKNPKNPRTKEFLFKLNELYGE; translated from the coding sequence ATGAGCGAAAACAGAGTCGTACTAAGAGTTGAGAACCTTAAGAAATCTTTCGGAGACAAAGAAGTTCTCAAAGGCGTTTCCTTCGATATGAATGAAGGCGAGACCAAAGTGATAATCGGTCCTAGCGGAACCGGCAAGAGCACTTTGCTCTCCTGCATAAACATGCTTGTGACTCCAGATGAAGGCAAGATCTGGTTAGAAAAGGAAGAAGTGACTTCGGCAAAGAACATAAACAGGATTCGCCAGGAGATAGGTTTTGTCTTCCAGGACTTCGGTCTCTTCAATCATCTTACAGCTCTCAGGAACGTCATGGTCGGCTTGACCAAGGTCAAGAAGGTGGAGAAAGAAAAAGCAAGAGAACTGGCGATGAAGGAACTCAAGAGAGTCGGGCTGGAGCGAGAAGCGAAGATGTATCCCGCACAGCTCTCGGGCGGCCAGAAGCAAAGAGTGGGTATCGCGCGTGCGCTCGCAATGCAGCCTAAGATAATCCTTTTTGACGAGCCTACGTCGGCACTCGACCCGGAACTGATCGGGGAAGTTCTCTCAGTTATGAAGAATCTTGCCGAAAGCGGGATGACGATGCTCGTTGTAACTCATGAAATGGGCTTCGCCAGAACCGTATCAGATGAGATCATCTTCATGGAGCACGGCCATATAGTTGAACAGAGCTCTCCTGAAGAGATGTTCAAGAATCCCAAGAATCCCAGAACCAAGGAATTTCTCTTCAAGCTCAACGAGCTCTACGGGGAGTGA
- a CDS encoding amino acid ABC transporter permease, protein MWKIVADNWPKLLEGLGVTLEMTMISVVIGFVIGVILAIARVYGNKFFYGISTAVIEVIRGTPLLVQLFILYYGLPSLGVNLSPFTAAIIGFAINSGCYQAEYLRGSIQSIASNQMKAARSLGMTKRQAILQVIMPQAFRRVIPAWTNEFIYLLKYTSLAYIVGAPELMAQAKFIASRNFQFFEVYLVVAIIYLVVVLFFTKLFSILEKKVEIPGLEWVR, encoded by the coding sequence ATGTGGAAGATAGTTGCCGACAACTGGCCGAAACTACTTGAGGGCCTCGGCGTTACTCTTGAGATGACAATGATCTCCGTGGTGATTGGATTTGTGATCGGCGTGATTTTAGCCATTGCAAGAGTATATGGAAACAAGTTTTTCTACGGAATTTCGACCGCAGTCATTGAGGTGATAAGGGGTACGCCGCTCCTCGTTCAGCTCTTCATTCTGTACTATGGCCTTCCGTCGCTTGGAGTGAACCTGTCGCCCTTCACGGCCGCGATTATCGGCTTTGCTATTAACAGCGGCTGTTACCAGGCGGAGTACCTCAGGGGCTCAATACAGTCGATTGCCAGCAATCAGATGAAGGCCGCAAGATCTCTTGGAATGACGAAGAGACAGGCGATACTGCAGGTGATAATGCCTCAGGCCTTCAGAAGAGTCATCCCGGCATGGACAAATGAATTCATCTACCTGCTGAAATACACTTCATTGGCGTATATAGTCGGTGCGCCTGAACTGATGGCACAGGCGAAGTTCATCGCTTCGAGAAACTTCCAGTTCTTCGAAGTGTATCTCGTTGTTGCTATCATATATCTCGTAGTGGTTCTCTTCTTCACAAAGCTTTTCAGCATACTGGAGAAAAAAGTAGAGATTCCTGGTCTTGAATGGGTTAGATAG
- the hutH gene encoding histidine ammonia-lyase → MQIDGEHLRLSDIFGVAFDNEPCTIEEGAARLLDERRKSLEIISKEKTIYGVNTGFGILADHRISPDDVDALQKNIVLSHAAGVGEPVQKELVRAIMLVRANSLLKGYSGVRKCVVQRILDLLNNGITPLVPEKGSVGASGDLAPLAHIAMTLIGEGECFLDGKVVSSSQAMERKKLQPLVLKSKEGLSLLNGTAFMAGIGACATHTVTQLFEQAILVAAMSVDALMGSTSPFDARVQEARRHPGQNYVARRLRETLKGSEIRTSHLDCDRVQDAYTLRTIPQVYGAVKDTIDYVRSVLKIEVNSATDNPLIFENGDAISGGNFHGEPVALAVDFLSIALTDMGNMIERRIDRLVNPKLNDLPAFLTNGEEGLNSGYMLWQYTAAALASENKTLAHPASADSIPTSGFQEDHVSMGAWGARKLWKIVDNVATLISIEALLAFRALSFRRPKRSSAVIEGLFKDIEEIVPDHKEDRYFGKEFSDVRKLLFRRAELSNL, encoded by the coding sequence GTGCAAATCGACGGAGAACATTTGAGGCTATCGGATATCTTCGGTGTCGCGTTCGACAATGAGCCCTGTACTATTGAAGAAGGCGCGGCCAGGCTTCTAGACGAGAGGCGAAAATCCCTTGAGATCATCAGCAAAGAGAAAACGATATACGGAGTGAACACTGGATTCGGAATTCTTGCCGATCATCGAATCTCTCCCGACGATGTCGACGCCCTTCAGAAAAACATAGTGCTCTCTCACGCGGCGGGTGTAGGGGAGCCCGTCCAAAAAGAACTCGTCAGGGCCATAATGCTGGTCAGGGCTAATTCTCTCCTGAAAGGCTATTCAGGAGTGAGAAAGTGCGTCGTTCAGAGGATTCTCGACCTTCTCAACAATGGAATCACCCCTCTGGTCCCCGAGAAAGGCTCCGTCGGAGCCAGTGGAGACCTCGCTCCTCTGGCACACATCGCTATGACGTTGATAGGTGAAGGAGAGTGCTTTCTCGACGGAAAAGTCGTTTCCTCCTCTCAGGCTATGGAGAGAAAGAAACTTCAGCCTCTCGTACTGAAATCAAAGGAGGGCCTAAGCCTTCTCAACGGCACCGCGTTCATGGCCGGAATCGGCGCCTGTGCCACACACACTGTGACACAGCTCTTTGAACAGGCGATTCTCGTTGCGGCGATGTCTGTCGATGCCCTTATGGGAAGCACTTCGCCCTTCGATGCGAGAGTTCAGGAGGCAAGAAGACATCCCGGGCAGAATTACGTGGCCAGAAGACTTCGAGAGACGCTCAAAGGAAGCGAAATCAGGACCTCCCATCTGGACTGCGACCGCGTTCAGGACGCCTACACGCTCAGAACGATTCCCCAAGTGTACGGGGCGGTGAAAGACACAATCGATTATGTTAGGTCGGTCCTGAAAATAGAAGTTAATTCCGCAACGGACAATCCGCTGATATTCGAGAACGGAGACGCTATTTCCGGAGGCAACTTTCACGGAGAACCGGTCGCGTTGGCCGTGGATTTTCTCTCGATCGCCCTGACAGACATGGGCAACATGATCGAGAGGCGGATAGATAGACTTGTCAATCCGAAACTCAACGACCTTCCCGCCTTCCTGACCAACGGAGAAGAGGGTCTTAATTCCGGCTACATGCTATGGCAGTACACTGCGGCTGCACTCGCTTCCGAAAACAAGACTCTTGCACATCCCGCATCCGCAGACTCGATTCCCACTTCAGGCTTTCAGGAGGACCACGTGAGCATGGGAGCCTGGGGAGCAAGAAAGCTCTGGAAAATAGTAGACAACGTTGCGACTCTGATCTCCATAGAGGCGCTTCTTGCCTTCAGAGCGCTTTCTTTCAGACGCCCAAAAAGGTCCAGTGCGGTAATTGAAGGTTTGTTCAAAGATATCGAGGAGATCGTTCCCGATCATAAGGAAGATCGTTATTTCGGAAAGGAGTTTTCCGACGTAAGAAAACTTCTCTTCAGGAGAGCGGAACTGTCGAACCTCTAG